A window of Metabacillus sp. B2-18 contains these coding sequences:
- a CDS encoding extracellular solute-binding protein: protein MSVLMLVSLALAGCSSSSSSEEGGSGSADEKKVIKFMHLWPEGSSNAQFSIVKDIITEYESEHDVKIETEILNPDQYREKLKVLASSNELPDIGMTWSDGFIQPYVEGDMLAPLDDIVESSNLKDAFIPGVKESYAVDGKTYGLPLELNISYVFYNKEIFEKYNLEVPKTFEEYKNVVKTLADNGVTPTTVGAKDGWPASFWFMYMADRIGGSTILTDVIDGKAKFDDPSIVKAAEEIQNLVDMGGFVKGASALSNDDAKGYFMNEQAAMFLTATWELPNYTTSPDVTQEFKDKIGYFKFPTYEGGKGTEINSYVGGPGVGLFVAKDSKVQEEAKDFTAFLVEKWGEKAVTDAGVIPATKVDTSSLDLAPMYIDILKDLGEASNVTTYFDTQSSPAVSELHHDLVTALFGKQVTPEEFVKQHADELAKEQK, encoded by the coding sequence ATGTCTGTTCTCATGCTTGTTTCTTTAGCACTTGCAGGTTGTTCTTCCTCAAGTTCTTCAGAAGAAGGTGGTAGTGGTAGTGCAGATGAAAAGAAAGTGATTAAATTTATGCATTTATGGCCAGAAGGAAGTTCAAATGCTCAGTTTTCAATTGTAAAAGATATTATTACTGAATATGAAAGTGAACATGACGTTAAAATTGAAACAGAAATTTTAAATCCTGATCAATACAGAGAAAAGCTTAAAGTTCTTGCTTCATCAAATGAGTTACCAGATATCGGTATGACTTGGTCTGATGGATTCATTCAACCTTATGTTGAAGGTGATATGTTAGCTCCACTAGACGATATCGTTGAAAGCAGCAATCTTAAAGATGCTTTTATCCCAGGTGTAAAGGAATCATACGCAGTTGACGGAAAAACTTATGGTCTTCCTTTAGAATTAAATATTTCATATGTTTTCTATAACAAGGAAATCTTTGAAAAATACAACCTAGAAGTTCCAAAAACTTTCGAAGAATACAAGAATGTTGTAAAAACATTAGCTGATAATGGAGTTACTCCTACTACTGTAGGTGCAAAAGATGGTTGGCCAGCATCATTCTGGTTTATGTATATGGCAGACCGCATTGGTGGATCTACAATCTTAACTGATGTTATTGATGGAAAAGCGAAATTTGATGATCCTTCAATTGTTAAAGCAGCAGAAGAAATTCAAAATCTTGTAGATATGGGTGGATTCGTAAAAGGTGCTAGTGCGTTATCAAATGATGATGCAAAAGGTTATTTCATGAACGAACAAGCAGCAATGTTCTTAACAGCTACTTGGGAATTACCAAACTATACAACTAGCCCAGATGTAACACAAGAGTTTAAAGATAAGATCGGTTACTTCAAGTTCCCAACTTATGAAGGCGGTAAAGGAACTGAAATTAATAGCTATGTAGGTGGTCCTGGTGTTGGATTATTCGTAGCAAAAGATTCAAAGGTTCAAGAAGAAGCTAAAGATTTCACTGCATTCTTAGTTGAAAAATGGGGAGAAAAGGCTGTTACAGATGCTGGTGTTATCCCTGCAACAAAAGTTGACACATCTAGTTTAGATCTTGCACCAATGTACATTGATATTTTAAAAGATTTAGGCGAAGCATCAAATGTTACAACTTATTTTGATACTCAATCAAGTCCAGCTGTTTCTGAATTACACCATGATTTAGTAACTGCTCTATTTGGAAAACAAGTAACTCCGGAAGAATTTGTTAAACAACATGCGGATGAGCTTGCAAAAGAGCAAAAATAA
- a CDS encoding polysaccharide deacetylase family protein, producing the protein MINEVSTSEKQIAITFDDGPNPFFTPQVLDIFLEVDGKATFFMIGEQIEKCPELVKKAFELGHEIGNHTYTHPKLSQLSREDCFEEIERTNKLIKDLVGHKPVVFRPPYLDFNDETVSVLNQMGYPIIGALNMEAKDWEMPGVDFILEKTRYCVKNGSILIFHDGYGDRSQTVEAVRILVSELTSQGYKLVTVSKLLNHSYAE; encoded by the coding sequence ATGATTAACGAGGTATCTACATCGGAAAAGCAAATTGCTATTACATTTGACGATGGACCAAACCCATTCTTTACTCCACAAGTATTAGATATTTTTTTGGAAGTAGATGGGAAAGCAACCTTCTTTATGATTGGCGAACAAATAGAGAAGTGTCCAGAACTTGTGAAGAAGGCTTTTGAACTTGGACATGAAATAGGAAACCATACATACACACATCCTAAATTATCACAATTAAGTCGGGAGGATTGCTTTGAGGAGATTGAACGGACCAATAAATTAATAAAGGATTTAGTTGGGCATAAGCCTGTTGTTTTTCGGCCTCCTTACCTGGATTTCAATGATGAAACTGTATCTGTTTTAAATCAAATGGGATATCCAATAATTGGAGCTTTAAATATGGAAGCGAAAGATTGGGAGATGCCCGGTGTAGACTTTATTTTAGAGAAAACAAGGTATTGTGTGAAAAATGGTAGTATTCTTATTTTTCATGATGGCTACGGGGATCGCTCACAAACGGTCGAAGCGGTACGTATACTTGTTTCTGAACTAACGTCTCAGGGATATAAGCTTGTTACGGTTAGTAAGTTATTAAACCACTCATATGCAGAGTAA
- a CDS encoding sensor histidine kinase, giving the protein MFTKLKKWNTLRNQILVVFLAVMAVVLLIVSLLTFNQVSTLLKNNADKQIHQTVSEANGRLESLYKQISTASKFVMTNYNIQRILTKSFEGEEISFTERQQVEGIVNTIQANTDGIFSFELYTSDLKSLLPIPKDNATLFSRIDARWINQANDANGGLVWIGDDPSNSDNILALRRVNLMGKDYANGGYLLISIYRDYFEFANQEESNQSNQYSILLDQALKPILSNYQHSINPIIKNNDPTITLENQEYMVTKQTSNETGWTLVILTPIKALTEGISVLRTGIIISGVIGFIIFFISSLFLSTFITSPIIKLTKTMQQASSGSLTMNPSVTTVNEINELNSTYNQLVKETNHLIKMVYQKEITRSRSELKALQAQINPHFLFNTLDALKWELEDKEQEDLAEFVVAMSELFRYTITKQTDGDWVTMKEELQHIENYMEIMKMRFGDHVKWILTIPKELEQVKIPKLLIQPLVENAVLHGAGNKLDPCTISVSVQPMEDKEYLQILVEDDGSGINKENLAAIRRTMQLGGVSSIKKGTGIAISNVHKRLELYYQDRLKSGLTITSEEDTGTRVSFIIPVNGEEVR; this is encoded by the coding sequence ATGTTCACAAAGTTAAAAAAATGGAATACGTTACGAAATCAAATATTAGTTGTCTTTTTAGCAGTTATGGCTGTGGTGTTATTGATTGTTAGTCTTTTAACATTTAATCAGGTTTCCACTTTATTAAAAAATAATGCTGATAAACAAATTCACCAAACAGTATCTGAGGCAAATGGGAGATTAGAATCTTTATATAAACAGATAAGTACAGCCTCTAAATTTGTTATGACAAATTATAATATACAGAGGATTTTGACGAAGAGTTTTGAAGGGGAAGAAATTTCTTTTACTGAGCGGCAACAAGTAGAAGGAATTGTTAACACGATTCAAGCAAATACAGATGGGATATTTTCTTTTGAACTATATACAAGTGACTTAAAAAGTTTATTACCAATACCAAAAGATAATGCAACTTTATTTTCTAGAATTGATGCAAGATGGATAAATCAAGCAAATGATGCTAACGGGGGATTAGTATGGATAGGTGATGACCCAAGTAATTCTGATAATATTCTCGCTCTAAGAAGAGTGAATCTAATGGGAAAAGACTATGCAAATGGTGGTTATTTACTCATTAGTATTTATCGGGATTATTTTGAATTTGCTAATCAAGAAGAGTCAAATCAATCCAATCAATACTCAATTCTATTAGATCAAGCCTTAAAGCCTATTCTTTCAAACTACCAACATTCTATTAATCCGATTATAAAGAATAACGATCCAACGATCACTTTAGAAAACCAGGAATATATGGTAACAAAGCAGACATCTAATGAAACTGGCTGGACACTAGTTATTTTAACACCTATTAAAGCTTTAACTGAGGGTATCAGTGTGTTGCGCACAGGGATTATCATTTCTGGGGTGATTGGATTTATTATCTTTTTTATCAGCTCCTTATTTCTATCAACGTTTATTACAAGTCCTATTATTAAACTAACAAAAACCATGCAGCAGGCAAGCTCAGGATCTCTGACGATGAATCCTAGTGTAACGACCGTAAATGAAATAAATGAACTAAATAGTACGTATAATCAACTTGTTAAAGAAACAAATCATCTTATAAAAATGGTTTATCAAAAAGAAATTACCCGAAGTCGAAGCGAATTAAAGGCATTACAAGCCCAAATAAATCCACATTTTCTTTTCAATACTTTGGATGCTCTGAAGTGGGAGCTTGAGGATAAAGAGCAGGAAGATTTGGCTGAGTTTGTTGTTGCTATGTCTGAGTTGTTTCGATATACCATCACAAAACAAACAGATGGAGATTGGGTAACAATGAAAGAAGAACTTCAGCATATTGAAAACTATATGGAAATTATGAAAATGCGCTTTGGAGACCATGTAAAGTGGATTTTGACAATCCCGAAAGAGCTTGAGCAGGTGAAAATACCAAAGCTATTGATTCAACCTTTAGTTGAGAACGCTGTGTTACATGGGGCAGGAAATAAGCTAGATCCTTGTACGATATCGGTTTCTGTACAACCAATGGAGGACAAGGAATACCTTCAAATTCTTGTGGAGGATGATGGTTCGGGAATAAACAAAGAAAACCTGGCTGCCATTAGACGTACCATGCAATTAGGAGGGGTTTCTTCGATAAAAAAGGGGACTGGAATTGCTATTTCCAATGTACACAAACGCCTTGAATTATATTATCAAGATCGTTTAAAAAGTGGACTTACCATAACGAGTGAGGAAGATACTGGGACAAGGGTTTCATTTATCATACCTGTTAACGGGGAGGAAGTACGATGA
- a CDS encoding response regulator transcription factor, whose product MHSKTILIVDDEPRTRLGLQKNLNAWANGNYHVLTASNGEEAIGIMANQRVHILITDIQMPEITGLELLQIAKEQDIHPVIIVISAYSEFKYAQEALRLGVINYLLKPISKKALIEAVEDAVQTVEKQERAGMIEKVVDKKLVTADTQNSTNPEAIREAIEYINQNLKNELSQKEVADHVHLNPSYLSVLFKEHVKFTFSEYVTRRRIQRAKELLISTNLPIYDIAEESGYKTPKYFIKIFKELEGMTPSAYRKNNNERAF is encoded by the coding sequence ATTCATTCAAAAACAATTCTAATTGTGGATGACGAACCTAGAACACGTCTTGGGCTACAGAAAAATTTAAATGCTTGGGCAAATGGAAACTATCATGTGTTAACAGCTTCTAACGGGGAAGAGGCAATTGGGATTATGGCAAATCAACGGGTTCATATTCTTATTACCGATATCCAAATGCCAGAAATAACAGGCTTAGAATTACTTCAAATCGCAAAAGAACAAGATATCCATCCTGTTATTATTGTGATTTCAGCGTATTCTGAATTTAAATATGCCCAGGAAGCTCTTCGTTTAGGGGTTATTAATTATCTGCTAAAACCAATTAGTAAAAAAGCTTTAATTGAGGCTGTTGAGGATGCTGTACAGACAGTTGAAAAACAGGAGCGAGCAGGAATGATTGAAAAAGTAGTGGATAAAAAGCTTGTTACTGCGGATACTCAAAACTCAACAAATCCTGAAGCAATTAGGGAGGCAATTGAGTATATCAATCAAAACTTGAAAAATGAATTATCTCAAAAGGAAGTAGCGGATCATGTTCATTTAAATCCAAGCTATTTGAGTGTTTTGTTTAAAGAGCATGTTAAGTTCACATTTAGTGAATATGTCACGAGAAGAAGAATTCAACGAGCAAAGGAATTATTAATTTCTACCAATTTACCTATCTATGATATTGCAGAAGAATCTGGGTATAAAACCCCAAAATACTTTATTAAGATATTCAAGGAACTTGAAGGTATGACACCCAGTGCATACCGAAAAAACAACAATGAAAGGGCTTTCTAA
- a CDS encoding SGNH/GDSL hydrolase family protein, producing MKLKQNQKLLFIGDSITDCERVKPEGEGLFNALGKGYVSYIDGLLQAVYPELGIRVVNKGISGNTVRDLKNRWQEDVLEQKPDWLVIMIGINDVWRQLDTPFIKEGHVYLDEYGDTLRKLVTETKAHVNDIVLMTPFYIENNEQDQMRHMMDQYGLVVKAIAEETNCLFVNTQEAFQVVLKELYPAALAWDRVHPSAAGHMVLTRAFLKAIDFDWNQH from the coding sequence TTGAAGCTTAAGCAAAATCAAAAACTTCTATTTATTGGAGATTCCATAACAGATTGTGAACGTGTGAAGCCTGAAGGTGAGGGATTGTTTAATGCACTTGGAAAAGGCTATGTATCGTATATTGATGGGCTACTTCAGGCTGTCTATCCGGAGTTAGGTATCCGAGTCGTTAACAAAGGAATTAGCGGAAATACAGTAAGAGATCTGAAAAACAGATGGCAGGAGGATGTACTTGAACAAAAGCCTGATTGGTTAGTTATCATGATTGGGATTAATGATGTATGGCGTCAGCTTGATACACCGTTTATTAAGGAAGGTCATGTGTATCTTGATGAATATGGAGATACGCTTAGGAAACTTGTAACAGAAACCAAGGCTCACGTAAATGACATTGTCCTTATGACACCTTTTTATATAGAAAATAATGAGCAAGATCAAATGAGGCACATGATGGATCAATACGGTCTTGTTGTAAAGGCAATTGCTGAGGAAACAAACTGTCTATTTGTTAATACCCAGGAGGCTTTTCAGGTTGTGTTAAAAGAGCTTTATCCAGCAGCACTGGCTTGGGATCGAGTTCATCCTTCTGCTGCAGGTCATATGGTTCTTACCCGTGCATTTTTAAAAGCAATAGATTTTGATTGGAACCAACATTAG